Proteins encoded by one window of Lycium barbarum isolate Lr01 chromosome 11, ASM1917538v2, whole genome shotgun sequence:
- the LOC132616555 gene encoding ABC transporter G family member 10: protein MELPVTTPDSGRQKKGSYTIETRNLSYALPSLYDEFSWMFCCKNPKRPQKFIIKDVNCEARPGQITAIAGPSGAGKTTLLEILAGKISPTKVTGHVLVNGHPVNAKCFRRLSGYVTQEDALFPLLTVEETLMYSALLRLQGGKKEVANRVEVLIKELGLENVAGARVGGGSNRGISGGERRRVSIGVELVHDPAVILIDEPTSGLDSASALQVISLLQVMVAHQSKTIVLTIHQPGFRILELFDRLVLLSNGCVLHNGSLKYLEDRIKFSGLQIPPHINVLEFAIDVTGSIVIQSSEIPNIHFHLKDHGEKKGSLRKDDEGYTISSHNDNTLEKCPSYSNSHIEETLILGGRFCKNIFRTKQLFATRIIQALVAGFILGSIFMNVDNNLGQVALQTRLGFFAFSLTFLLSSMTEGLPIFLQERAIFMRETSRGAYRVSSYVVANTFVFLPFLLMVGLLYTVPVYWLVGLRRNMDGFFYFAMVVWMVVLMSNSFTACFSALVPNFIMGTSIIAGLMGSFFLFSGYFLSKEKIPSYWIFMHYLSLFKYPFECFLINEYGGKGGKRCLESEGGECKLFAIDFLRQQDVKESLKWSNLAVMLCFILGYRVLCYLILWCRCYRTRN, encoded by the coding sequence ATGGAACTTCCAGTAACGACACCGGATTCCGGTCGCCAGAAGAAAGGTTCATATACCATAGAAACCAGAAATCTTTCCTATGCACTCCCTAGTTTGTATGATGAATTCAGTTGGATGTTTTGCTGCAAGAATCCTAAGAGACCTCAGAAGTTCATCATAAAGGATGTGAATTGTGAAGCAAGGCCAGGACAGATTACAGCTATTGCTGGTCCTAGTGGGGCTGGAAAAACAACACTGTTAGAGATTCTTGCAGGGAAAATATCACCAACAAAAGTCACTGGACATGTACTAGTTAACGGTCATCCTGTGAATGCCAAATGTTTTAGGAGATTATCCGGTTATGTCACACAAGAAGATGCCCTGTTTCCTCTGCTCACAGTTGAAGAAACACTCATGTATAGTGCTCTACTGAGGCTACAAGGTGGGAAAAAAGAGGTTGCAaatagagttgaagtgttgatcaAGGAGCTTGGTTTGGAAAATGTTGCTGGTGCTAGAGTTGGGGGAGGATCAAACAGGGGAATTTCGGGTGGTGAAAGGCGTAGGGTGTCGATTGGAGTTGAATTAGTTCATGATCCTGCTGTGATTCTCATTGATGAGCCAACATCTGGGCTGGATTCAGCATCAGCACTTCAGGTTATATCACTCCTTCAAGTGATGGTGGCTCATCAAAGCAAGACAATTGTATTGACTATCCACCAACCTGGTTTTCGTATTCTTGAACTGTTTGATCGACTTGTTTTGCTTTCAAATGGGTGTGTTCTTCACAATGGTTCGTTGAAGTATCTAGAAGACAGGATCAAGTTTTCCGGTCTCCAAATTCCACCCCACATCAATGTTCTTGAATTTGCCATTGATGTCACAGGCAGCATTGTCATTCAATCTTCTGAAATTCCCAATATCCATTTCCATCTCAAGGATCATGGCGAAAAGAAGGGAAGTCTAAGGAAAGATGATGAGGGATATACAATTTCCAGCCACAATGACAACACGTTAGAGAAGTGTCCTTCCTACTCAAATTCTCATATTGAGGAGACTTTAATACTAGGAGGAAGATTTTGCAAGAACATATTCAGAACCAAGCAACTTTTTGCAACAAGAATAATACAAGCATTGGTAGCAGGCTTTATATTGGGGTCAATATTCATGAATGTTGATAACAATCTAGGGCAGGTTGCTTTACAAACCAGACTAGGATTCTTCGCGTTCAGTTTAACGTTCTTGCTCTCCTCCATGACAGAAGGCTTACCTATTTTCTTGCAAGAGAGAGCAATCTTTATGAGAGAGACTTCAAGAGGAGCATATAGAGTATCCTCTTATGTTGTGGCAAACACATTTGTCTTCCTTCCTTTCCTCTTAATGGTTGGCCTTCTCTACACTGTACCGGTTTACTGGCTCGTTGGTCTGAGGCGAAACATGGATGGGTTCTTCTACTTTGCCATGGTGGTTTGGATGGTTGTCTTAATGTCAAATTCTTTCACTGCATGTTTCAGCGCGCTTGTCCCAAACTTCATCATGGGAACATCTATTATTGCTGGGTTGATGGGGTCTTTCTTCCTGTTTTCAGGCTATTTCCTTTCAAAAGAGAAGATACCTAGTTACTGGATCTTCATGCATTACTTAAGTCTGTTTAAGTACCCGTTCGAGTGCTTCTTGATAAATGAGTATGGGGGCAAGGGAGGGAAAAGATGTTTAGAAAGTGAAGGAGGAGAATGCAAGTTATTCGCGATTGACTTCTTGAGACAGCAAGACGTTAAAGAATCATTGAAATGGAGCAACTTAGCTGTGATGCTGTGTTTCATCTTGGGTTACAGAGTCCTCTGTTATCTAATATTATGGTGCAGATGTTACAGAACCAGAAACTAG
- the LOC132616556 gene encoding cold-responsive protein kinase 1-like isoform X2, with translation MEATKHLAISSHRPKPWLALGRVARYLCWWEVASTRCKYREISTMENARVYSYKELRDATEDFCPVNKIGKGGFGSVYKGRLKDGKMAAIKVLSIESKQGVREFLTEIKVISSIEHENLVKLYGCCAEGDHRILVYNYLENNSLSQTLLGGAHSSLRFGWKTRTKICIGVARGLAFLHEEVQPYIVHRDIKASNILLDRDMTPKISDFGLAKLIPADMTHVSTRVAGTLGYLAPEYAIRGQLTRKADIYSFGILLLEIVSGRCNTNKRLPIEEQYLLERAWRLYKKGELIQLVDALLGDDFDVDEACRFLKVCLLCTQVLPKSRPSMSTAVKFLTGEMEVDGEEISEPGMLSDLQSLRNQKNTSSGSLSGGSGKQVDSSPSMDTTMTHGTMTFTTIDDRDS, from the exons aTGGAGGCCACAAAACACTTGGCGATTTCTTCTCATCGGCCTAAGCCTTGGTTGGCACTTGGCAGAGTTGCCCGGTACCTatgttggtgggaggtagcaagTACCCGGTGTAAATATCGAG AAATTTCAACAATGGAGAATGCAAGGGTGTACAGCTACAAGGAATTGCGCGATGCAACCGAAGATTTTTGCCCTGTAAACAAAATAGGGAAAGGAGGGTTCGGTTCTGTATACAAG GGGAGGCTAAAAGATGGAAAAATGGCTGCTATTAAGGTACTTTCTATTGAATCGAAACAAGGTGTAAGGGAGTTTTTGACAGAAATAAAGGTGATCTCAAGTATAGAACATGAAAACCTGGTGAAGTTGTACGGCTGTTGTGCGGAAGGGGATCATAGAATATTGGTGTATAACTACCTGGAAAATAATAGTCTTTCCCAAACTCTGCTTG GTGGTGCCCATAGTAGTCTCCGGTTTGGCTGGAAAACACGGACTAAAATATGCATTGGTGTTGCACGAGGACTTGCATTCCTCCACGAAGAAGTCCAGCCTTATATAGTTCATAGAGACATTAAAGCAAGTAACATCCTTCTCGACAGAGACATGACCCCAAAAATTTCAGATTTTGGTCTTGCTAAGCTTATTCCAGCTGATATGACCCATGTTAGCACTCGTGTGGCAGGAACTCT AGGTTATTTGGCCCCTGAATATGCCATTAGAGGGCAGTTGACACGGAAAGCAGATATATACAGTTTTGGGATTCTCCTTTTGGAAATCGTTAGTGGAAGATGCAACACAAACAAGCGGTTACCTATTGAGGAACAATATCTTCTTGAACGG GCATGGAGACTGTACAAGAAGGGGGAGCTCATTCAATTGGTAGATGCATTGTTGGGAGACGACTTCGATGTTGATGAGGCTTGCAGATTCTTGAAGGTATGTCTCTTATGCACCCAAGTCCTCCCCAAGAGCCGACCATCGATGTCCACTGCGGTAAAATTTCTGACTGGTGAGATGGAAGTGGATGGCGAAGAGATATCTGAGCCAGGAATGTTATCAGATCTGCAGAGTCTCAGGAATCAGAAGAATACATCATCAGGCTCGCTATCTGGTGGCTCAGGGAAACAAGTTGATTCCTCTCCATCTATGGACACAACAATGACACATGGAACTATGACTTTTACAACAATAGATGACCGAGATAGCTGA
- the LOC132616556 gene encoding cold-responsive protein kinase 1-like isoform X1, with product MVKNQPNSSFVKQRLFSLFFLLLQFRNTGVMTCFGLCLRGRASPPHNQIAEIDEEISTMENARVYSYKELRDATEDFCPVNKIGKGGFGSVYKGRLKDGKMAAIKVLSIESKQGVREFLTEIKVISSIEHENLVKLYGCCAEGDHRILVYNYLENNSLSQTLLGGAHSSLRFGWKTRTKICIGVARGLAFLHEEVQPYIVHRDIKASNILLDRDMTPKISDFGLAKLIPADMTHVSTRVAGTLGYLAPEYAIRGQLTRKADIYSFGILLLEIVSGRCNTNKRLPIEEQYLLERAWRLYKKGELIQLVDALLGDDFDVDEACRFLKVCLLCTQVLPKSRPSMSTAVKFLTGEMEVDGEEISEPGMLSDLQSLRNQKNTSSGSLSGGSGKQVDSSPSMDTTMTHGTMTFTTIDDRDS from the exons ATGGTCAAGAACCAACCAAACTCATCATTTGTCAAACAAAGacttttctctcttttcttcttgCTACTTCAATTCAG AAACACTGGTGTGATGACTTGTTTTGGTCTCTGCCTAAGAGGGAGAGCATCTCCCCCTCACAACCAGATAGCAGAAATTGATGAAG AAATTTCAACAATGGAGAATGCAAGGGTGTACAGCTACAAGGAATTGCGCGATGCAACCGAAGATTTTTGCCCTGTAAACAAAATAGGGAAAGGAGGGTTCGGTTCTGTATACAAG GGGAGGCTAAAAGATGGAAAAATGGCTGCTATTAAGGTACTTTCTATTGAATCGAAACAAGGTGTAAGGGAGTTTTTGACAGAAATAAAGGTGATCTCAAGTATAGAACATGAAAACCTGGTGAAGTTGTACGGCTGTTGTGCGGAAGGGGATCATAGAATATTGGTGTATAACTACCTGGAAAATAATAGTCTTTCCCAAACTCTGCTTG GTGGTGCCCATAGTAGTCTCCGGTTTGGCTGGAAAACACGGACTAAAATATGCATTGGTGTTGCACGAGGACTTGCATTCCTCCACGAAGAAGTCCAGCCTTATATAGTTCATAGAGACATTAAAGCAAGTAACATCCTTCTCGACAGAGACATGACCCCAAAAATTTCAGATTTTGGTCTTGCTAAGCTTATTCCAGCTGATATGACCCATGTTAGCACTCGTGTGGCAGGAACTCT AGGTTATTTGGCCCCTGAATATGCCATTAGAGGGCAGTTGACACGGAAAGCAGATATATACAGTTTTGGGATTCTCCTTTTGGAAATCGTTAGTGGAAGATGCAACACAAACAAGCGGTTACCTATTGAGGAACAATATCTTCTTGAACGG GCATGGAGACTGTACAAGAAGGGGGAGCTCATTCAATTGGTAGATGCATTGTTGGGAGACGACTTCGATGTTGATGAGGCTTGCAGATTCTTGAAGGTATGTCTCTTATGCACCCAAGTCCTCCCCAAGAGCCGACCATCGATGTCCACTGCGGTAAAATTTCTGACTGGTGAGATGGAAGTGGATGGCGAAGAGATATCTGAGCCAGGAATGTTATCAGATCTGCAGAGTCTCAGGAATCAGAAGAATACATCATCAGGCTCGCTATCTGGTGGCTCAGGGAAACAAGTTGATTCCTCTCCATCTATGGACACAACAATGACACATGGAACTATGACTTTTACAACAATAGATGACCGAGATAGCTGA
- the LOC132616556 gene encoding cold-responsive protein kinase 1-like isoform X3, producing the protein MTCFGLCLRGRASPPHNQIAEIDEEISTMENARVYSYKELRDATEDFCPVNKIGKGGFGSVYKGRLKDGKMAAIKVLSIESKQGVREFLTEIKVISSIEHENLVKLYGCCAEGDHRILVYNYLENNSLSQTLLGGAHSSLRFGWKTRTKICIGVARGLAFLHEEVQPYIVHRDIKASNILLDRDMTPKISDFGLAKLIPADMTHVSTRVAGTLGYLAPEYAIRGQLTRKADIYSFGILLLEIVSGRCNTNKRLPIEEQYLLERAWRLYKKGELIQLVDALLGDDFDVDEACRFLKVCLLCTQVLPKSRPSMSTAVKFLTGEMEVDGEEISEPGMLSDLQSLRNQKNTSSGSLSGGSGKQVDSSPSMDTTMTHGTMTFTTIDDRDS; encoded by the exons ATGACTTGTTTTGGTCTCTGCCTAAGAGGGAGAGCATCTCCCCCTCACAACCAGATAGCAGAAATTGATGAAG AAATTTCAACAATGGAGAATGCAAGGGTGTACAGCTACAAGGAATTGCGCGATGCAACCGAAGATTTTTGCCCTGTAAACAAAATAGGGAAAGGAGGGTTCGGTTCTGTATACAAG GGGAGGCTAAAAGATGGAAAAATGGCTGCTATTAAGGTACTTTCTATTGAATCGAAACAAGGTGTAAGGGAGTTTTTGACAGAAATAAAGGTGATCTCAAGTATAGAACATGAAAACCTGGTGAAGTTGTACGGCTGTTGTGCGGAAGGGGATCATAGAATATTGGTGTATAACTACCTGGAAAATAATAGTCTTTCCCAAACTCTGCTTG GTGGTGCCCATAGTAGTCTCCGGTTTGGCTGGAAAACACGGACTAAAATATGCATTGGTGTTGCACGAGGACTTGCATTCCTCCACGAAGAAGTCCAGCCTTATATAGTTCATAGAGACATTAAAGCAAGTAACATCCTTCTCGACAGAGACATGACCCCAAAAATTTCAGATTTTGGTCTTGCTAAGCTTATTCCAGCTGATATGACCCATGTTAGCACTCGTGTGGCAGGAACTCT AGGTTATTTGGCCCCTGAATATGCCATTAGAGGGCAGTTGACACGGAAAGCAGATATATACAGTTTTGGGATTCTCCTTTTGGAAATCGTTAGTGGAAGATGCAACACAAACAAGCGGTTACCTATTGAGGAACAATATCTTCTTGAACGG GCATGGAGACTGTACAAGAAGGGGGAGCTCATTCAATTGGTAGATGCATTGTTGGGAGACGACTTCGATGTTGATGAGGCTTGCAGATTCTTGAAGGTATGTCTCTTATGCACCCAAGTCCTCCCCAAGAGCCGACCATCGATGTCCACTGCGGTAAAATTTCTGACTGGTGAGATGGAAGTGGATGGCGAAGAGATATCTGAGCCAGGAATGTTATCAGATCTGCAGAGTCTCAGGAATCAGAAGAATACATCATCAGGCTCGCTATCTGGTGGCTCAGGGAAACAAGTTGATTCCTCTCCATCTATGGACACAACAATGACACATGGAACTATGACTTTTACAACAATAGATGACCGAGATAGCTGA